From Rhizophagus irregularis chromosome 9, complete sequence, the proteins below share one genomic window:
- a CDS encoding uncharacterized protein (SECRETED:cutsite_TYC-TL; SECRETED:prob_0.4519); SECRETED:SignalP(1-27): MIYLGFKCRNLLIFIMLILITTLSTYCTLQERQKSPGPVVDDPGPLAPPPPPGPCKNCIDKCCAALITCINGPNPSLCSDGLKQCNLDCNMKGCKNMTYHFDCFPQKGPGPVVDDPGPLAPPPPPGPCKNCIDKCCAAFITCINGPNPSLCSDGLKQCNLDCVMKGCKNMTYHFDCFDPEPSAPPQKGPSPQDPGPQKGPSPQDPGSQKDPAGSQGSNSQQPPKGNNVM; encoded by the coding sequence atgatttatctTGGATTTAAATGTAGAAATTTACTGATATTTATAATGCTGATATTAATTACAACATTATCAACCTATTGTACTCTTCAAGAGAGACAAAAAAGTCCAGGTCCTGTAGTAGATGATCCAGGACCTTTagcaccaccaccaccacctggtccttgtaaaaattgtattgaCAAATGTTGCGCGGCTCTTATAACTTGCATAAATGGGCCAAATCCTAGTCTGTGTTCAGATGGATTAAAACAATGTAATCTTGATTGCAATATGAAAGGTTGCAAAAATATGACCTATCATTTTGATTGCTTTCCACAAAAAGGTCCAGGTCCTGTAGTAGATGATCCAGGACCTTTagcaccaccaccaccacctggtccttgtaaaaattgtattgaCAAATGTTGCGCGGCTTTTATAACTTGCATAAATGGGCCAAATCCTAGTCTGTGTTCAGATGGATTAAAACAATGTAATCTTGATTGCGTTATGAAAGGTTGCAAAAATATGACCTATCATTTTGATTGCTTTGATCCAGAACCTTCAGCACCACCACAAAAAGGTCCAAGTCCGCAAGATCCAGGCCCACAAAAAGGCCCAAGTCCGCAAGATCCAGGCTCACAAAAAGACCCAGCAGGTTCACAAGGCTCGAATTCACAACAACCACCAAAAGGAAACAATGTAATGTGA
- a CDS encoding uncharacterized protein (SECRETED:cutsite_TNC-SF; SECRETED:prob_0.5998); SECRETED:SignalP(1-27) has translation MAYFGFKHKHVLIFIILILFTTSSTNCSFQKRQGSCNDCINKFCACSFNGGGQCGTILNECNLYCGKIGTIKCTATSIETINLPPTPTPTPKTPPPKAPPKVPTKVPTKVPPKVPTKVPTKVPPKVPPKVPPKVPPKVPPKVPPKVPPKVPPKVPPKVPPKVPPKVPPKVPPKVPPKVPPKMPPKGAPPKEPKGAPPKEPKGAPTNEPPKGAPPKVPPKGAPQKEPPKGAPPKAPPKEPPKVPPPAPPPKELPPPIPKAPPPLGVTPTPTIPAKTTPTTCTSGDDPKCFPSNIVPIVTTYTESGVETPTPVPENAKLTTIETTLTSYFAGYSTINSLGIPTFVPPSTLYVVKSIAVTEAPTNTIVSDSTTILHDINSHGLWGVTMSLSVITATFIFMMIA, from the exons atggCTTATTTTGGATTTAAGCATAAACACGTACTCATATTCATAATACTGATATTATTTACAACATCATCAACCAATTGCAGTTTTCAAAAGAGACAGGGTTCTTGTAATGACTGTATTAATAAGTTTTGTGCTTGCTCTTTCAACGGCGGCGGTCAATGTGGAACAATACTTAACGAATGCAATTTATATTGTGGAAAAATAGGTACTATTAAATGTACAGCAACATCTATAGAGACTATAAATTTACCTCCTACACCTACACCTACTCCAAAAACTCCACCACCAAAAGCACCACCAAAAGTACCAACAAAAGTACCAACAAAAGTACCACCAAAAGTACCAACAAAGGTACCAACAAAAGTACCACCAAAAGTACCACCAAAAGTACCACCAAAAGTACCACCAAAAGTACCACCAAAAGTACCACCAAAAGTACCACCAAAAGTACCACCAAAAGTACCACCAAAAGTACCACCAAAAGTACCACCAAAAGTACCACCAAAAGTACCACCAAAAGTACCACCAAAAGTACCACCAAAAATGCCACCAAAAGGTGCACCACCAAAAGAACCAAAAGGCGCACCACCAAAAGAACCAAAAGGTGCACCAACAAATGAACCACCAAAAGGTGCACCACCAAAAGTACCACCAAAAGGTGCACCACAAAAAGAACCACCAAAAGGTGCACCACCAAAAGCACCACCAAAAGAACCACCAAAAGTACCACCACCTGCACCTCCACCAAAAGAACTACCACCACCAATACCAAAAGCTCCACCACCATTAGGTGTAACGCCAACGCCAACCATCCCTGCTAAAACAACACCTACTACTTGTACCTCTGGAGATGATCCTAAATGCTTTCCATCAAACAT tGTTCCGATAGTTACAACATATACAGAATCAGGTGTAGAAACACCAACACCAGTTCCTGAAAACGCAAAATTGACAACAATCGAAACAACACTTACATCATACTTTGCTGGTTATTCAACAATAAATTCCTTAGGTATACCTACATTCGTCCCTCCATCCACTCTATATGTAGTGAAGAGTATTGCCGTTACTGAAGCTCCTACCAATACTATAGTTTCAGATTCTACGACAATTTTACATGATATTAATAGTCATGGTTTATGGGGTGTTACTATGAGTTTATCCGTAATAACTGCAACTTTCATTTTTATGATGATTgcgtaa